The stretch of DNA AAATCAGCACCTGGCCCACACCCGACATGGTCGCAATTTGCTGCGCGATATTGAGGTCAGCATATTGGTCGACGGTTTCCAACGGCAGCGCCTTGGAGGTCAGGCCGAGAATGATCACTGGGCTATCCGCAGGATTGACCTTGCGATAGGTCGGCGGCGTCGGTAAATTTTTTGGTAGATTTCCCTGCGCCGCGCTGATGGCCGCTTGCACGTCGCTCGCCGCTCCATCAAGCTGCCGCGATAGGTCGAACTGCAATGTGACCTGCGTAAAACCGAGAATGCTAGTCGAAGAGATCTGATTGACGCCGGGCAAGGCCGCGAACTGACGCTCGAGAGGCTGGGCGACCGAAGCCGCCATTGTCTCTGGGTCAGCGCCCGGCAGATTTGCGGTGACGACAATGGTCGGAAACTCGATTTCCGGCATTGCTGCGACGGGCAAGAGGAAATAGGCCGTGACGCCCCCCACAAGAAGGGCGAGCATGAGAAGAAAGGTTGCTATGGGACGCAGGATAAAGAGCGTCGAGATGTTCATCGGCCCGCCTCACGCTTATCCGTGGCGGACGCGGGCGCTTCGTCCTTCACCGTTACACGCATGCCTGGCGCAAGCTGGGAATAGCCGGAGGTGACAACTTTTTCGGCCGGGCGCAAGCCCGAGCCGATCAGCGCAGTGTCATGTTCCGTCTGCAACACAGTGATCGGCCGCATCTCGACAACGCTATCCTGCTTTATAACATAGGCGTAGTTGCCGTTTGGCCCGGACTGCACCGCAATACTCGGCGCGATGACTCCATTCTTCACAGTCTCGACGATGAGATGCGCGTTGACGAATTGGCCCGGCCATAGGCTCCCGTCGGCATTGGCGAACTGCGCCTTGAGTTTCACCGTGCCGGTCGTCTGGTCGATCTGATTGTCGATGAGTTTGAGAACGCCGCGCGCAATTTCGCGTTGGTCGGCTTGGTCGAAAGCGAGAACGGTCAGCATTCCGCCAGCCATCGACGTTCGCACGCGCAACGATTCGGCTTCCGGCAGCGTAAAGACGATGTAAATCGGCTTGATCTGAGTGACGACGACCAGCGTCTGACTATTCGCCTGCACCAAATTGCCGATGTCCACCTGCTTGAGGCCGGTGACCCCATCGATCGGCGACTTCACGGAACAATAGTCGAGATTGAGCTGGGCCGCCTCGACCGCCGCATTGTCCAGCTGGATCGTGGCTTCGCTCGCAGCGACAGTCGATTGCTGCTGAGTGAACTGCTGTCGGGTGACGTAATTCCCGCTTTGCAATTTGGCGTAACGCGCGAGATCCTGCCGGGCGCTCAAGAGCGTCGCCTGATCACGGGCGAGCGAAGCCTTGGCCTGATCATACACGGCCTGAAAAGGGCGAGGGTCGATCTCAACAAGAGTGTTGCCCTGCCTGACCTCTTGCCCCTCATTGAAGTTGATTCGAACAATGTTGCCAACCACGCGGCTTTGCGCGGCGACCGTATTAAAAGCAGTGACCGTGCCGAGGCCGCGCAGAAAGATGGGCACATCCGCGGTCGTGGTTGAGGCGGCGGTAACAGTGATTGGTGGAGGCACGCTGCTCGCCAGCTTGGCGCTCTCGCGCGGCCAGACCCAGTAAGCGCCAAGTGCGGCCAGAACAGCGGCAAAGAACGCGATAATCTTCCACGCTCGCATGTCGGCTCCAACCGAAGCTTGGTTTGTTCAATCAAATAGGGCGGATTGAGCGTGCGCTGAATTGCTAACAACGTGATTTCGTTACAGAGGCCTAGGCTCACGACCTATTATTTTTGGCTGAGGCGTGATTCAGGTCTCTGGATAAGCACGCTTGACGGGTGATTTGTTTGCTTAGCGAAGCGCAGATGGCGCGGATTTCCCCTTCTTTTTCGCTGTCGCATGGCGTGCCGCGAATGGACAACCGGCGCGTCGTCAGCGGGATCGTCATATGTCATAAAGCATGGCTTGCACTGGAAAGACGCCCCCAAGGAGTATGGGCCGCCCAAGACGCTCTACACGTCCCGGAACAGCCCGCCGTCTCCGCAGAAGCGGCGTCTCTTCGCGGCGCGCCGTATCCCCGTTGCAAATGGGCATAAGAACCGCATGCGCGACAATCGCGTGCAGCGCATGCCGGACGAGGAGGTCTGGCTCGTCGGCGAACGCCGATCGACCGGCGAGCAAAAATGCTATCTGTCCAACTTGCCAGCCGATGCGGACCTCAAAAGCTCGCCGCCACGATCAAGGCGAGATTGGTCTGCAAACAGCCGTATCAGCAGCTCAAGGACGAACTCAGCCTCGATCACTTCGAAGGTCCTTCGTGACGGGGTCAGCAAAGAATCGGGTCTTCCTCACTTTCTCTTGCTCGCTTGAGCAATCCGCGCGGCAAACGATAACTTGGCTGTGTGGAAAGAAAATCGGTTTGGTCCCTAGGAAAGGCCGTAAGGATTGTGGACGCGGGGCGGCTCGATGGCCAATGGCTGATTTCCGCGATTGCTATCGGGTCTGGTGTCTGTCCAGACTGTGGGGCACCATCGACACGCCGGCATGGCTAGCTTGAGCGTCATTTACAAGATTTGCCGGCGCAAGGCGCATCTGTAACCGCTGCTCGCCTCCCTCAGCCGTGCCGGCCTGATCCTTGCCCGCCGGACAGAACGGGATAAAGGCGCTTCCATTCCACCGGATACTGCCCTGACTTCCGCCATGGGCGTACATGGTGATCGTGGGAACGGGGCTGGTATTGACCCGCACGCGCGCGCCCAGCCTCTCATGCGACAGCTTCAGGAGCGGCCCCCGCCGCACATAGATGTTGACTGTACAGACTTGCATCCCGCAGAAGCCGCTACGCGCCCCGCCCGGGCATTTGATGCCGTCATGGCTAATGATTAGATCCGCCTTGCCGTCCCCGGTGAGATCACGCTCCATGACCGCGTCGGGATCGATCTGCCCTTTTTTGCCGTCGCACGCCCCCGCGATTTCTTCGGCGACGAGGTAGTCAGCGGCCTTCGAGCCCGCCGAAGCTGCGCTGGCAAGGATCGCAGCGCAAATCGCGATACGCATTAAGAACTCTCCAAGTGAATTTTCTAATCGCATTCTATCTTCCGACTGAGCTCGCCCTACGCGCGGCAATGAGTAAGCCAATGGCAAGCAAGGGGGCGATGATGTCCATGTAGAATGGTACACCCGCGTTTCCAGACGTGAAGTTGCCTGTGGTCAGCATCTGGCGAACATGCCCTATTGCATCGCCAAGCAGGAAAATCGAGGCAGCACAGACAGCCGCCGCCCTGAAGTCCCATGTGCGCCAGAAGGCCACGCAGGCCGTGACGCCAATGGCAAGATCGGCCATTCCGACTTCATACTGAAGCGGGCTGTCCTCCCATCCAATATAAGCGGCAGCGACGCTCGGATAAAAAATGTGCGCGATTCCAGCCCAGAGGCCAGTCACGCCGATAGGCAGGAGCAGAATCCAACCCAAAAAGCGGCTTGCAACATCACTCCTGCGTGGCAGTCCTGCCGCGCCGAGCAAAAGAGCGGAAACCAGCAGGGCCGCTGGCAAGTTGCGGATGAAAAACGCAATCGATCCCGCGATCATGTATGTAGCCTCGCTACCCTATTGCAGAACCTAGTCCTATTGGGGAAAGTGTTCGACGTGCGTTTCTCCTGTCCGGCCAAAGTACACGGCCCGCCGCCCGCTGAATGAAACGATGTAGCCTGCGCAACCAGCCGCCATCACCTTCCCGCAAAAGCCTGCGTAGGTGTATCCGGGTACAAGCTGCTGCGCTTCGCGGATCGCGCTCTGGACGGCGCCTGTGTCGAAAGTCGAGGCGACCGGTGCAAGAGGCTGATGTGTCGGCAATTCGATGCTATCGCCATCCGGACGGTAGTAGACGGCACAAGCGCGCCGGAAGTCGATGGCGTAGCTTTCAAAATCCTCCTCCATCAGTGTTCCTACGATCTGCGGAAACGTCATTGAATTATCCTCCGCTCCGCGCAGGCATTTTTCAGCAATATTTTTCAGGCGACTATCCATCCTATTTTCCTTTCTGGAATTGAGATGCTCTTATTCGGTCGCGATGGCGGTGATGCCGAACCGTGCGACTGCATCTCTCAAAATGCGCTCCAGTGCTTTGCGGTCGTCATCCGGCATATGCGCGAAGCACTCCGACTCATTCTGATCGGCAAGGGCGGCAAGTTCGGGGACAAAGCCCTCCCCCTTAGCGGTCAATTCGAGCGTTTGCGCCCGACCGTCGCTGGTATTCGCCTGTCTCGCGATCAGCCCCTTAGCGATGAGGCGGTCTGCCAACTTAGTGACGGCGCCACGCGTCAGCCCCATGTGTTCCGCCAAGCGGCTCGGTGAGGTTGGCTGCTCGCCGTAGAGGACGCGCATTAACGCCCACTCCGCAACCGTCACGTCCTTTGCGGCCAGTTTGCGGGCGAAGGCATGGGAGACGTGGTTGGAGACTTGGCGGAGCCAATAGCCGAGATGGGCGGTCAGATCGGGAACGTCAGACAACACGAAAATCCTTTGTTAACTAGGAAACTATCCGAATTTTATTTCCTAGGCAACAAAATAAAATCCGGTGCCTCAAAGAGGTGACGCCAGGGGCGATCCCTTCCGTCACACGCTGGAATACCCCCGGCGCTCGCGCCGCTGGCGGGCAAGGGCGGCAAGGGCCTCGGCTCGGTGTCAAAGGGGATGGTTCGCACCTGTCCGGCGCTGCCGATGCGTTCCCCTTCGCGGATAAAGCGCCGTTGCCCGAATAGATCGCGCTGCACATCAAGGCGGTAGAAGCGGCGCATGTTACGCGTATCGTCCATGCGGCGCATGGGGTCATGCCTTCCGTAAGCCCGTCTAGTGCGGTGAGCATCAAACGCCCGTGCGGCGTCGTCATCTCGCCCACGCGTCGCCAAGTATCCGGAACGTGCCGGTCAGCAATGAACGCGATGCATTCAGCAGATCGAGGGCGGATCGGGCCAGACGGTCGCTTCGCTCGCGCCGACGCGCTCGCCTCGCTGCCGCTTGAGGATATAATTCCATGCTGGCGCATGATCTGCCCTTTCTTGCCGTCCTACGCCCCCCTTCGAGCCAGCCGAAACAGCGTTCGGGAGGACGGCAAAAATCACAGCACAAATGGCAATTCGCATGAAAAAACCTGCAAGCGAAGGTTTCGATCGTAATTAGCTCTGGCTTGAAGCATTAAGGCTCAGCCAGCGGCAATACGAAACTGAATATGGCGCCGCCCTCGGGATTTGAGACGGCCGTCAATTGTCCGCGGTGCTCTTTGATAATCGATCGCGAAATTGAAAGACCGACGCCCAGGCCATGCGGCTTGGTGCTCGCGAAGGGTTCGAATAGCTTTTCGCGGAGGAATTCTGGCAAACCCAGTCCTGTGTCAATTACGTCGGTTCTTATTTTGTCACCTTCTACCACCTGAGTGGAGACTATCAATTCGCGTTTCTCGGAGTCATGCATGGCCTCGATGGCGTTGCGTTTTAGATTGACGACGACTTGCTGAATCTGAATTGCGTTGATCTGCACAAGGTCACTTTCCGCATCGAGGCGCACGGTCGTGTTGACGTCGTATTCCTTCGCAGCCGAGTCGGTAAATTCGCACGCGGTCCGGACGACTTCGTTCAAATGCTGGAGGGATTTTTCCGTTTCGCCGCGCGAAATGAACTGGCGGAGGTTGTCCATTATCTGCGAGGCGCGAAAGACTTGTTCGGTCGCGTTGTCGAGCGCCTGACAGACTTCCTTTTTGTTGAAGAAATCCTGCTTGTCGAGAATTCTGCGCGCGGCACTCTGGTAGGCGGCGGCCGCGGCCAGGGGCTGTTTGAGTTCGTGCGCCAGACCGACTGTCATATTTTCGATGAGGTTCAGGCGATTTGCCTGGAGCTCCTGCATGCGGGCCTCAAACAATCGACGCTCGCTCAGATCGTGGACAAAGCCAACATAAATGCGATCGCCGTTGTTTCGGACGGCGGCGATGCCG from Methylocystis parvus OBBP encodes:
- a CDS encoding WGR domain-containing protein gives rise to the protein MRRMDDTRNMRRFYRLDVQRDLFGQRRFIREGERIGSAGQVRTIPFDTEPRPLPPLPASGASAGGIPACDGRDRPWRHLFEAPDFILLPRK
- a CDS encoding efflux RND transporter periplasmic adaptor subunit, which codes for MRAWKIIAFFAAVLAALGAYWVWPRESAKLASSVPPPITVTAASTTTADVPIFLRGLGTVTAFNTVAAQSRVVGNIVRINFNEGQEVRQGNTLVEIDPRPFQAVYDQAKASLARDQATLLSARQDLARYAKLQSGNYVTRQQFTQQQSTVAASEATIQLDNAAVEAAQLNLDYCSVKSPIDGVTGLKQVDIGNLVQANSQTLVVVTQIKPIYIVFTLPEAESLRVRTSMAGGMLTVLAFDQADQREIARGVLKLIDNQIDQTTGTVKLKAQFANADGSLWPGQFVNAHLIVETVKNGVIAPSIAVQSGPNGNYAYVIKQDSVVEMRPITVLQTEHDTALIGSGLRPAEKVVTSGYSQLAPGMRVTVKDEAPASATDKREAGR
- a CDS encoding two-component system sensor histidine kinase NtrB, yielding MAIDRDATFLAAVVNGALDGIVSIDESGCVLSINPAATRLFGYTPEEVIGKNVKMLMPEPYRSQHDNFVRDYLESAIEKIIGSGRQVEGQRKDGTAFPMELGIAAVRNNGDRIYVGFVHDLSERRLFEARMQELQANRLNLIENMTVGLAHELKQPLAAAAAYQSAARRILDKQDFFNKKEVCQALDNATEQVFRASQIMDNLRQFISRGETEKSLQHLNEVVRTACEFTDSAAKEYDVNTTVRLDAESDLVQINAIQIQQVVVNLKRNAIEAMHDSEKRELIVSTQVVEGDKIRTDVIDTGLGLPEFLREKLFEPFASTKPHGLGVGLSISRSIIKEHRGQLTAVSNPEGGAIFSFVLPLAEP
- a CDS encoding MarR family transcriptional regulator — its product is MSDVPDLTAHLGYWLRQVSNHVSHAFARKLAAKDVTVAEWALMRVLYGEQPTSPSRLAEHMGLTRGAVTKLADRLIAKGLIARQANTSDGRAQTLELTAKGEGFVPELAALADQNESECFAHMPDDDRKALERILRDAVARFGITAIATE
- a CDS encoding DUF1398 domain-containing protein, with amino-acid sequence MDSRLKNIAEKCLRGAEDNSMTFPQIVGTLMEEDFESYAIDFRRACAVYYRPDGDSIELPTHQPLAPVASTFDTGAVQSAIREAQQLVPGYTYAGFCGKVMAAGCAGYIVSFSGRRAVYFGRTGETHVEHFPQ
- a CDS encoding DUF6790 family protein, producing the protein MIAGSIAFFIRNLPAALLVSALLLGAAGLPRRSDVASRFLGWILLLPIGVTGLWAGIAHIFYPSVAAAYIGWEDSPLQYEVGMADLAIGVTACVAFWRTWDFRAAAVCAASIFLLGDAIGHVRQMLTTGNFTSGNAGVPFYMDIIAPLLAIGLLIAARRASSVGR